One Pygocentrus nattereri isolate fPygNat1 chromosome 23, fPygNat1.pri, whole genome shotgun sequence genomic window carries:
- the ercc6l gene encoding DNA excision repair protein ERCC-6-like isoform X2 produces MEPAEMEMEMEAAAERLQRSLNIDGDEKARRSLNIDGDEKARRYQQEAKEAAQQGNLERSLELFRLAYQLRPSAKLKNRIQRLQEAMQEQEEEEEGEEFINVNDSGLMLYKELCNKLYDHQKEGVAFLYGLHRDGRRGGILADDMGLGKTIQVVSFLSGMYDAELAKHTLLVMPTSLIKNWVREFAKWTPGMRVKEFHGTSKTERNRNLERIQRKGGAIITTYQMVINNWEQLSMFQQQEFCWDYVILDEAHKIKTPSTKTAKCARAIPARHRLLLTGTPVQNNLREMWALFDFACQGALLGTAKTFKTEYENPITRAREKDSTPGEKALGLKISQNLMELIKPYFLRRTKDEVQQKKQSAKGAEEELKEETEEKEDKENGCPNIGDPAEMPSLTRKNDLIIWTYLSPVQEDIYKQFISLDHIKELLMTTRSPLAELTVLKKLCDHPRLLSARAVTQLGLEEGPATDHALQEDEGESAAGRIDRISDKTLLEESGKLRFLMSLLEHLREENHRTLVFSQSRKMLDIIERVLRNRNFRMLRVDGTVTHLAEREKRIALFQTDRRYSVFLLTTQVGGVGITLTAANRVVIFDPSWNPATDAQAVDRAYRIGQTENVVIYRLITCGTVEEKIYRRQVFKDSLIRQTTGDKKNPFRYFSKQELKELFTLEDAHSSSTQLQLQALHSQHRRSDPELDSHIAKLHRMEMFGISDHDLLFSKEAAEDEDDPQDAESDRYIQTRVQKAQELVQAESELHGQMMDSVANSTEPAWLRLAKQREIEESSRKKPTVRERGKATHDSSPPSVVDLTQSCSDDLNELSYANEVEIISEDGEMENKNERMISGGVMELSDVASSAAAENSMSTPVEDSLIFREESSTPPSEEAPSEEAPSEEAPSEEAPSEEASSSSLCKPSLQMEDKHEDHRNSQLFSPHVESPIQSDSSTALLEVEQNASLCASVLAESFQGKFNLQLEDSADLFSGQEEEEEGEEEMDPAEEQKFQLQLDISGDRLVSREASACGFPDMPKSTMSTPADESFLHPVRKKKAQVLCDSEEEEEEEGEVEKPCLASSPLGGSFKSLGSSTPKSVPRNGALRRRSLNTSVASRRSFVESLLEDLEEEAEDYVTEGAELSQASEASGTSVVESVEEEEEPSGETLNSENLCESEGVSRSEYESGEEEEEEVEEEQSYSTEEL; encoded by the exons ATGGAGCCCgcggagatggagatggagatggaggcGGCGGCGGAGAGACTGCAGCG GTCCCTCAACATCGATGGTGACGAGAAAGCACGCAG GTCCCTCAACATCGATGGTGACGAGAAAGCACGCAG GTACCAACAGGAGGCTAAAGAAGCGGCCCAGCAGGGGAATCTAGAACGTTCCCTGGAGCTTTTCCGCCTGGCGTATCAGCTGCGGCCCAGCGCTAAACTAAAGAACCGAATCCAGCGACTGCAGGAAGCCATGCAAgaacaggaagaggaagaagaaggggAGGAGTTCATCAACGTGAACGACAGCGGCCTGATGCTGTATAAGGAACTCTGTAATAAACTGTACGACCATCAGAAAGAGGGTGTGGCCTTCCTCTACGGCCTGCACAGGGACGGGCGGCGGGGCGGCATACTGGCAGACGATATGGGCCTCGGGAAAACCATCCAGGTTGTTTCCTTCCTGTCAGGAATGTACGATGCTGAGCTGGCCAAGCACACGCTGCTGGTCATGCCCACCTCGCTCATTAAAAACTGGGTACGGGAGTTTGCCAAGTGGACCCCAGGGATGCGGGTGAAGGAATTCCACGGCACcagcaaaacagaaagaaaccGGAATCTGGAGAGGATCCAGCGGAAGGGGGGGGCCATTATAACCACTTACCAAATGGTCATCAACAACTGGGAACAGCTGTCAATGTTCCAGCAGCAGGAATTCTGCTGGGATTATGTCATTTTGGACGAGGCACACAAGATCAAAACCCCGTCCACCAAAACGGCAAAGTGCGCTCGTGCCATCCCAGCCCGGCACCGCCTGCTTCTGACCGGCACGCCCGTCCAGAACAACTTGCGAGAAATGTGGGCGCTATTCGATTTCGCCTGCCAGGGTGCGCTGCTGGGCACCGCAAAAACATTTAAGACGGAATACGAAAACCCCATCACTCGCGCCAGAGAGAAAGACTCTACACCAGGAGAGAAAGCCCTGGGCCTTAAAATCTCCCAAAACCTGATGGAGCTCATAAAACCATATTTCCTTCGCCGGACGAAGGATGAGGTGCAGCAGAAAAAGCAGAGCGCTAAGGGAGCTGAAGAGGAACTGAAAGAGGAAACCGAGGAAAAGGAGGATAAAGAGAACGGCTGTCCAAATATAGGTGATCCAGCCGAAATGCCCTCACTGACCCGTAAGAACGATTTAATCATCTGGACGTACCTGAGCCCAGTGCAGGAGGACATTTACAAACAGTTCATTTCTCTGGATCACATCAAAGAGTTGCTGATGACCACACGCTCTCCGCTGGCTGAGCTGACCGTGCTAAAGAAGCTTTGTGACCATCCTCGTCTGCTCTCCGCTCGAGCAGTCACTCAGCTGGGCCTGGAGGAGGGGCCGGCCACTGACCATGCCCTCCAGGAGGATGAGGGCGAATCTGCAGCTGGCCGTATCGACCGCATCTCGGACAAGACTCTGTTGGAAGAATCTGGAAAACTGCGCTTCCTCATGTCTCTGCTGGAACATCTCAGAGAGGAAAATCACCGGACACTGGTGTTCTCCCAGTCCAGGAAGATGCTGGACATTATTGAACGTGTCCTGCGGAACCGGAACTTTCGGATGCTGCGAGTGGACGGTACGGTGACCCacctggctgagagagagaagcgcATTGCCCTtttccagacagacagacggtaCTCGGTCTTTCTTCTGACCACGCAGGTGGGCGGAGTCGGCATTACGCTGACTGCTGCTAACCGGGTGGTGATTTTTGACCCCAGCTGGAACCCGGCGACGGATGCGCAGGCGGTGGACCGAGCATACCGTATCGGACAGACAGAAAACGTTGTGATCTACCGCCTCATCACCTGCGGCACTGTGGAGGAGAAAATCTACCGCAGACAG GTGTTTAAAGACTCTCTGATCCGGCAGACGACGGGCGATAAGAAGAATCCGTTCCGGTATTTCAGTAAGCAGGAGCTGAAGGAGTTGTTTACGTTAGAGGATGCCCACTCGTCCTCCACGCAGCTGCAGCTGCAGGCGCTTCACTCGCAGCATCGCCGCTCTGACCCAGAACTGGACTCGCACATCGCCAAGCTGCACCGCATGGAAATGTTCGGAATCTCCGATCACGACCTGCTGTTCTCTAAAGAGGCTGCGGAGGACGAGGACGACCCACAGGATGCTGAATCTGACCGCTACATCCAGACCCGAGTGCAGAAAGCGCAGGAACTCGTCCAGGCTGAATCCGAACTGCACGGCCAGATGATGGACAGTGTCGCTAACAGCACAGAACCAGCTTGGCTCAGGCTCGCAAAGCAGCGCGAGATAGAGGAGTCCTCCAGGAAGAAGCCGACAGTCCGAGAGCGTGGGAAAGCTACGCATGATTCCAGCCCCCCCTCTGTGGTGGACCTCACCCAGTCCTGCTCAGATGACCTGAATGAACTCTCGTACGCTAATGAGGTGGAGATCATCAGTgaagatggagagatggaaaaTAAGAATGAGAGGATGATTTCTGGAGGAGTCATGGAATTATCTGATGTGGCTAGTTCTGCAGCTGCTGAAAACTCGATGAGCACTCCAGTGGAAGACAGTTTAATCTTCAGGGAGGAGTCCTCCACTCCTCCCTCTGAGGAGGCGCCCTCTGAGGAGGCGCCCTCTGAGGAGGCGCCCTCTGAGGAGGCGCCCTCTGAGGAGGCTTCCTCCTCCAGCCTGTGCAAGCCATCTCTGCAGATGGAGGACAAACACGAAGATCACAGAAACAGTCAGCTTTTCTCCCCACATGTCGAATCTCCCATCCAGTCAGATTCGTCTACAGCACTGCTGGAGGTGGAGCAAAATGCATCTCTGTGCGCATCTGTGCTGGCCGAGTCATTCCAGGGAAAATTTAACTTGCAGCTGGAAGACAGTGCTGACCTGTTCTCGggtcaggaggaggaggaagagggtgaagaggaGATGGACCCAGCTGAAGAACAGAAGTTCCAGCTGCAGTTGGACATCAGTGGAGACAGGCTGGTCAGCAGAGAGGCCAGTGCCTGCGGTTTTCCTGATATGCCAAAGTCCACCATGTCCACTCCTGCCGACGAGTCTTTTCTTCACCCAGTCAGGAAGAAAAAAGCTCAGGTCCTTTGTGacagtgaggaggaggaggaggaggaaggggaGGTAGAAAAACCATGTTTAGCAAGCAGCCCGTTGGGTGGCAGCTTTAAAAGTCTTGGCTCTTCCACACCGAAGTCTGTGCCGAGAAACGGCGCCCTCCGCAGGCGCAGCTTGAACACCTCAGTAGCTTCCCGACGCTCATTTGTGGAGTCGCTGCTGGAAGACCTGGAGGAGGAGGCGGAGGATTATGTCACCGAGGGGGCGGAGCTTAGTCAGGCATCCGAAGCCAGTGGAACATCTGTTGTGGAATCTgtggaagaagaggaggagccaAGCGGGGAAACGCTGAATTCAGAAAACCTGTGTGAGAGCGAGGGAGTGAGCCGAAGCGAGTACGAGagtggagaggaagaggaagaggaggttGAAGAAGAGCAGAGCTATTCAACAGAAGAGCTCTGA
- the ercc6l gene encoding DNA excision repair protein ERCC-6-like isoform X4, which translates to MQEQEEEEEGEEFINVNDSGLMLYKELCNKLYDHQKEGVAFLYGLHRDGRRGGILADDMGLGKTIQVVSFLSGMYDAELAKHTLLVMPTSLIKNWVREFAKWTPGMRVKEFHGTSKTERNRNLERIQRKGGAIITTYQMVINNWEQLSMFQQQEFCWDYVILDEAHKIKTPSTKTAKCARAIPARHRLLLTGTPVQNNLREMWALFDFACQGALLGTAKTFKTEYENPITRAREKDSTPGEKALGLKISQNLMELIKPYFLRRTKDEVQQKKQSAKGAEEELKEETEEKEDKENGCPNIGDPAEMPSLTRKNDLIIWTYLSPVQEDIYKQFISLDHIKELLMTTRSPLAELTVLKKLCDHPRLLSARAVTQLGLEEGPATDHALQEDEGESAAGRIDRISDKTLLEESGKLRFLMSLLEHLREENHRTLVFSQSRKMLDIIERVLRNRNFRMLRVDGTVTHLAEREKRIALFQTDRRYSVFLLTTQVGGVGITLTAANRVVIFDPSWNPATDAQAVDRAYRIGQTENVVIYRLITCGTVEEKIYRRQVFKDSLIRQTTGDKKNPFRYFSKQELKELFTLEDAHSSSTQLQLQALHSQHRRSDPELDSHIAKLHRMEMFGISDHDLLFSKEAAEDEDDPQDAESDRYIQTRVQKAQELVQAESELHGQMMDSVANSTEPAWLRLAKQREIEESSRKKPTVRERGKATHDSSPPSVVDLTQSCSDDLNELSYANEVEIISEDGEMENKNERMISGGVMELSDVASSAAAENSMSTPVEDSLIFREESSTPPSEEAPSEEAPSEEAPSEEAPSEEASSSSLCKPSLQMEDKHEDHRNSQLFSPHVESPIQSDSSTALLEVEQNASLCASVLAESFQGKFNLQLEDSADLFSGQEEEEEGEEEMDPAEEQKFQLQLDISGDRLVSREASACGFPDMPKSTMSTPADESFLHPVRKKKAQVLCDSEEEEEEEGEVEKPCLASSPLGGSFKSLGSSTPKSVPRNGALRRRSLNTSVASRRSFVESLLEDLEEEAEDYVTEGAELSQASEASGTSVVESVEEEEEPSGETLNSENLCESEGVSRSEYESGEEEEEEVEEEQSYSTEEL; encoded by the exons ATGCAAgaacaggaagaggaagaagaaggggAGGAGTTCATCAACGTGAACGACAGCGGCCTGATGCTGTATAAGGAACTCTGTAATAAACTGTACGACCATCAGAAAGAGGGTGTGGCCTTCCTCTACGGCCTGCACAGGGACGGGCGGCGGGGCGGCATACTGGCAGACGATATGGGCCTCGGGAAAACCATCCAGGTTGTTTCCTTCCTGTCAGGAATGTACGATGCTGAGCTGGCCAAGCACACGCTGCTGGTCATGCCCACCTCGCTCATTAAAAACTGGGTACGGGAGTTTGCCAAGTGGACCCCAGGGATGCGGGTGAAGGAATTCCACGGCACcagcaaaacagaaagaaaccGGAATCTGGAGAGGATCCAGCGGAAGGGGGGGGCCATTATAACCACTTACCAAATGGTCATCAACAACTGGGAACAGCTGTCAATGTTCCAGCAGCAGGAATTCTGCTGGGATTATGTCATTTTGGACGAGGCACACAAGATCAAAACCCCGTCCACCAAAACGGCAAAGTGCGCTCGTGCCATCCCAGCCCGGCACCGCCTGCTTCTGACCGGCACGCCCGTCCAGAACAACTTGCGAGAAATGTGGGCGCTATTCGATTTCGCCTGCCAGGGTGCGCTGCTGGGCACCGCAAAAACATTTAAGACGGAATACGAAAACCCCATCACTCGCGCCAGAGAGAAAGACTCTACACCAGGAGAGAAAGCCCTGGGCCTTAAAATCTCCCAAAACCTGATGGAGCTCATAAAACCATATTTCCTTCGCCGGACGAAGGATGAGGTGCAGCAGAAAAAGCAGAGCGCTAAGGGAGCTGAAGAGGAACTGAAAGAGGAAACCGAGGAAAAGGAGGATAAAGAGAACGGCTGTCCAAATATAGGTGATCCAGCCGAAATGCCCTCACTGACCCGTAAGAACGATTTAATCATCTGGACGTACCTGAGCCCAGTGCAGGAGGACATTTACAAACAGTTCATTTCTCTGGATCACATCAAAGAGTTGCTGATGACCACACGCTCTCCGCTGGCTGAGCTGACCGTGCTAAAGAAGCTTTGTGACCATCCTCGTCTGCTCTCCGCTCGAGCAGTCACTCAGCTGGGCCTGGAGGAGGGGCCGGCCACTGACCATGCCCTCCAGGAGGATGAGGGCGAATCTGCAGCTGGCCGTATCGACCGCATCTCGGACAAGACTCTGTTGGAAGAATCTGGAAAACTGCGCTTCCTCATGTCTCTGCTGGAACATCTCAGAGAGGAAAATCACCGGACACTGGTGTTCTCCCAGTCCAGGAAGATGCTGGACATTATTGAACGTGTCCTGCGGAACCGGAACTTTCGGATGCTGCGAGTGGACGGTACGGTGACCCacctggctgagagagagaagcgcATTGCCCTtttccagacagacagacggtaCTCGGTCTTTCTTCTGACCACGCAGGTGGGCGGAGTCGGCATTACGCTGACTGCTGCTAACCGGGTGGTGATTTTTGACCCCAGCTGGAACCCGGCGACGGATGCGCAGGCGGTGGACCGAGCATACCGTATCGGACAGACAGAAAACGTTGTGATCTACCGCCTCATCACCTGCGGCACTGTGGAGGAGAAAATCTACCGCAGACAG GTGTTTAAAGACTCTCTGATCCGGCAGACGACGGGCGATAAGAAGAATCCGTTCCGGTATTTCAGTAAGCAGGAGCTGAAGGAGTTGTTTACGTTAGAGGATGCCCACTCGTCCTCCACGCAGCTGCAGCTGCAGGCGCTTCACTCGCAGCATCGCCGCTCTGACCCAGAACTGGACTCGCACATCGCCAAGCTGCACCGCATGGAAATGTTCGGAATCTCCGATCACGACCTGCTGTTCTCTAAAGAGGCTGCGGAGGACGAGGACGACCCACAGGATGCTGAATCTGACCGCTACATCCAGACCCGAGTGCAGAAAGCGCAGGAACTCGTCCAGGCTGAATCCGAACTGCACGGCCAGATGATGGACAGTGTCGCTAACAGCACAGAACCAGCTTGGCTCAGGCTCGCAAAGCAGCGCGAGATAGAGGAGTCCTCCAGGAAGAAGCCGACAGTCCGAGAGCGTGGGAAAGCTACGCATGATTCCAGCCCCCCCTCTGTGGTGGACCTCACCCAGTCCTGCTCAGATGACCTGAATGAACTCTCGTACGCTAATGAGGTGGAGATCATCAGTgaagatggagagatggaaaaTAAGAATGAGAGGATGATTTCTGGAGGAGTCATGGAATTATCTGATGTGGCTAGTTCTGCAGCTGCTGAAAACTCGATGAGCACTCCAGTGGAAGACAGTTTAATCTTCAGGGAGGAGTCCTCCACTCCTCCCTCTGAGGAGGCGCCCTCTGAGGAGGCGCCCTCTGAGGAGGCGCCCTCTGAGGAGGCGCCCTCTGAGGAGGCTTCCTCCTCCAGCCTGTGCAAGCCATCTCTGCAGATGGAGGACAAACACGAAGATCACAGAAACAGTCAGCTTTTCTCCCCACATGTCGAATCTCCCATCCAGTCAGATTCGTCTACAGCACTGCTGGAGGTGGAGCAAAATGCATCTCTGTGCGCATCTGTGCTGGCCGAGTCATTCCAGGGAAAATTTAACTTGCAGCTGGAAGACAGTGCTGACCTGTTCTCGggtcaggaggaggaggaagagggtgaagaggaGATGGACCCAGCTGAAGAACAGAAGTTCCAGCTGCAGTTGGACATCAGTGGAGACAGGCTGGTCAGCAGAGAGGCCAGTGCCTGCGGTTTTCCTGATATGCCAAAGTCCACCATGTCCACTCCTGCCGACGAGTCTTTTCTTCACCCAGTCAGGAAGAAAAAAGCTCAGGTCCTTTGTGacagtgaggaggaggaggaggaggaaggggaGGTAGAAAAACCATGTTTAGCAAGCAGCCCGTTGGGTGGCAGCTTTAAAAGTCTTGGCTCTTCCACACCGAAGTCTGTGCCGAGAAACGGCGCCCTCCGCAGGCGCAGCTTGAACACCTCAGTAGCTTCCCGACGCTCATTTGTGGAGTCGCTGCTGGAAGACCTGGAGGAGGAGGCGGAGGATTATGTCACCGAGGGGGCGGAGCTTAGTCAGGCATCCGAAGCCAGTGGAACATCTGTTGTGGAATCTgtggaagaagaggaggagccaAGCGGGGAAACGCTGAATTCAGAAAACCTGTGTGAGAGCGAGGGAGTGAGCCGAAGCGAGTACGAGagtggagaggaagaggaagaggaggttGAAGAAGAGCAGAGCTATTCAACAGAAGAGCTCTGA
- the ercc6l gene encoding DNA excision repair protein ERCC-6-like isoform X1, with translation MEPAEMEMEMEAAAERLQRSLNIDGDEKARRSLNIDGDEKARRSLNIDGDEKARRSLNIDGDEKARRYQQEAKEAAQQGNLERSLELFRLAYQLRPSAKLKNRIQRLQEAMQEQEEEEEGEEFINVNDSGLMLYKELCNKLYDHQKEGVAFLYGLHRDGRRGGILADDMGLGKTIQVVSFLSGMYDAELAKHTLLVMPTSLIKNWVREFAKWTPGMRVKEFHGTSKTERNRNLERIQRKGGAIITTYQMVINNWEQLSMFQQQEFCWDYVILDEAHKIKTPSTKTAKCARAIPARHRLLLTGTPVQNNLREMWALFDFACQGALLGTAKTFKTEYENPITRAREKDSTPGEKALGLKISQNLMELIKPYFLRRTKDEVQQKKQSAKGAEEELKEETEEKEDKENGCPNIGDPAEMPSLTRKNDLIIWTYLSPVQEDIYKQFISLDHIKELLMTTRSPLAELTVLKKLCDHPRLLSARAVTQLGLEEGPATDHALQEDEGESAAGRIDRISDKTLLEESGKLRFLMSLLEHLREENHRTLVFSQSRKMLDIIERVLRNRNFRMLRVDGTVTHLAEREKRIALFQTDRRYSVFLLTTQVGGVGITLTAANRVVIFDPSWNPATDAQAVDRAYRIGQTENVVIYRLITCGTVEEKIYRRQVFKDSLIRQTTGDKKNPFRYFSKQELKELFTLEDAHSSSTQLQLQALHSQHRRSDPELDSHIAKLHRMEMFGISDHDLLFSKEAAEDEDDPQDAESDRYIQTRVQKAQELVQAESELHGQMMDSVANSTEPAWLRLAKQREIEESSRKKPTVRERGKATHDSSPPSVVDLTQSCSDDLNELSYANEVEIISEDGEMENKNERMISGGVMELSDVASSAAAENSMSTPVEDSLIFREESSTPPSEEAPSEEAPSEEAPSEEAPSEEASSSSLCKPSLQMEDKHEDHRNSQLFSPHVESPIQSDSSTALLEVEQNASLCASVLAESFQGKFNLQLEDSADLFSGQEEEEEGEEEMDPAEEQKFQLQLDISGDRLVSREASACGFPDMPKSTMSTPADESFLHPVRKKKAQVLCDSEEEEEEEGEVEKPCLASSPLGGSFKSLGSSTPKSVPRNGALRRRSLNTSVASRRSFVESLLEDLEEEAEDYVTEGAELSQASEASGTSVVESVEEEEEPSGETLNSENLCESEGVSRSEYESGEEEEEEVEEEQSYSTEEL, from the exons ATGGAGCCCgcggagatggagatggagatggaggcGGCGGCGGAGAGACTGCAGCG GTCCCTCAACATCGATGGTGACGAGAAAGCACGCAG GTCCCTCAACATCGATGGTGACGAGAAAGCACGCAG GTCCCTCAACATCGATGGTGACGAGAAAGCACGCAG GTCCCTCAACATCGATGGTGACGAGAAAGCACGCAG GTACCAACAGGAGGCTAAAGAAGCGGCCCAGCAGGGGAATCTAGAACGTTCCCTGGAGCTTTTCCGCCTGGCGTATCAGCTGCGGCCCAGCGCTAAACTAAAGAACCGAATCCAGCGACTGCAGGAAGCCATGCAAgaacaggaagaggaagaagaaggggAGGAGTTCATCAACGTGAACGACAGCGGCCTGATGCTGTATAAGGAACTCTGTAATAAACTGTACGACCATCAGAAAGAGGGTGTGGCCTTCCTCTACGGCCTGCACAGGGACGGGCGGCGGGGCGGCATACTGGCAGACGATATGGGCCTCGGGAAAACCATCCAGGTTGTTTCCTTCCTGTCAGGAATGTACGATGCTGAGCTGGCCAAGCACACGCTGCTGGTCATGCCCACCTCGCTCATTAAAAACTGGGTACGGGAGTTTGCCAAGTGGACCCCAGGGATGCGGGTGAAGGAATTCCACGGCACcagcaaaacagaaagaaaccGGAATCTGGAGAGGATCCAGCGGAAGGGGGGGGCCATTATAACCACTTACCAAATGGTCATCAACAACTGGGAACAGCTGTCAATGTTCCAGCAGCAGGAATTCTGCTGGGATTATGTCATTTTGGACGAGGCACACAAGATCAAAACCCCGTCCACCAAAACGGCAAAGTGCGCTCGTGCCATCCCAGCCCGGCACCGCCTGCTTCTGACCGGCACGCCCGTCCAGAACAACTTGCGAGAAATGTGGGCGCTATTCGATTTCGCCTGCCAGGGTGCGCTGCTGGGCACCGCAAAAACATTTAAGACGGAATACGAAAACCCCATCACTCGCGCCAGAGAGAAAGACTCTACACCAGGAGAGAAAGCCCTGGGCCTTAAAATCTCCCAAAACCTGATGGAGCTCATAAAACCATATTTCCTTCGCCGGACGAAGGATGAGGTGCAGCAGAAAAAGCAGAGCGCTAAGGGAGCTGAAGAGGAACTGAAAGAGGAAACCGAGGAAAAGGAGGATAAAGAGAACGGCTGTCCAAATATAGGTGATCCAGCCGAAATGCCCTCACTGACCCGTAAGAACGATTTAATCATCTGGACGTACCTGAGCCCAGTGCAGGAGGACATTTACAAACAGTTCATTTCTCTGGATCACATCAAAGAGTTGCTGATGACCACACGCTCTCCGCTGGCTGAGCTGACCGTGCTAAAGAAGCTTTGTGACCATCCTCGTCTGCTCTCCGCTCGAGCAGTCACTCAGCTGGGCCTGGAGGAGGGGCCGGCCACTGACCATGCCCTCCAGGAGGATGAGGGCGAATCTGCAGCTGGCCGTATCGACCGCATCTCGGACAAGACTCTGTTGGAAGAATCTGGAAAACTGCGCTTCCTCATGTCTCTGCTGGAACATCTCAGAGAGGAAAATCACCGGACACTGGTGTTCTCCCAGTCCAGGAAGATGCTGGACATTATTGAACGTGTCCTGCGGAACCGGAACTTTCGGATGCTGCGAGTGGACGGTACGGTGACCCacctggctgagagagagaagcgcATTGCCCTtttccagacagacagacggtaCTCGGTCTTTCTTCTGACCACGCAGGTGGGCGGAGTCGGCATTACGCTGACTGCTGCTAACCGGGTGGTGATTTTTGACCCCAGCTGGAACCCGGCGACGGATGCGCAGGCGGTGGACCGAGCATACCGTATCGGACAGACAGAAAACGTTGTGATCTACCGCCTCATCACCTGCGGCACTGTGGAGGAGAAAATCTACCGCAGACAG GTGTTTAAAGACTCTCTGATCCGGCAGACGACGGGCGATAAGAAGAATCCGTTCCGGTATTTCAGTAAGCAGGAGCTGAAGGAGTTGTTTACGTTAGAGGATGCCCACTCGTCCTCCACGCAGCTGCAGCTGCAGGCGCTTCACTCGCAGCATCGCCGCTCTGACCCAGAACTGGACTCGCACATCGCCAAGCTGCACCGCATGGAAATGTTCGGAATCTCCGATCACGACCTGCTGTTCTCTAAAGAGGCTGCGGAGGACGAGGACGACCCACAGGATGCTGAATCTGACCGCTACATCCAGACCCGAGTGCAGAAAGCGCAGGAACTCGTCCAGGCTGAATCCGAACTGCACGGCCAGATGATGGACAGTGTCGCTAACAGCACAGAACCAGCTTGGCTCAGGCTCGCAAAGCAGCGCGAGATAGAGGAGTCCTCCAGGAAGAAGCCGACAGTCCGAGAGCGTGGGAAAGCTACGCATGATTCCAGCCCCCCCTCTGTGGTGGACCTCACCCAGTCCTGCTCAGATGACCTGAATGAACTCTCGTACGCTAATGAGGTGGAGATCATCAGTgaagatggagagatggaaaaTAAGAATGAGAGGATGATTTCTGGAGGAGTCATGGAATTATCTGATGTGGCTAGTTCTGCAGCTGCTGAAAACTCGATGAGCACTCCAGTGGAAGACAGTTTAATCTTCAGGGAGGAGTCCTCCACTCCTCCCTCTGAGGAGGCGCCCTCTGAGGAGGCGCCCTCTGAGGAGGCGCCCTCTGAGGAGGCGCCCTCTGAGGAGGCTTCCTCCTCCAGCCTGTGCAAGCCATCTCTGCAGATGGAGGACAAACACGAAGATCACAGAAACAGTCAGCTTTTCTCCCCACATGTCGAATCTCCCATCCAGTCAGATTCGTCTACAGCACTGCTGGAGGTGGAGCAAAATGCATCTCTGTGCGCATCTGTGCTGGCCGAGTCATTCCAGGGAAAATTTAACTTGCAGCTGGAAGACAGTGCTGACCTGTTCTCGggtcaggaggaggaggaagagggtgaagaggaGATGGACCCAGCTGAAGAACAGAAGTTCCAGCTGCAGTTGGACATCAGTGGAGACAGGCTGGTCAGCAGAGAGGCCAGTGCCTGCGGTTTTCCTGATATGCCAAAGTCCACCATGTCCACTCCTGCCGACGAGTCTTTTCTTCACCCAGTCAGGAAGAAAAAAGCTCAGGTCCTTTGTGacagtgaggaggaggaggaggaggaaggggaGGTAGAAAAACCATGTTTAGCAAGCAGCCCGTTGGGTGGCAGCTTTAAAAGTCTTGGCTCTTCCACACCGAAGTCTGTGCCGAGAAACGGCGCCCTCCGCAGGCGCAGCTTGAACACCTCAGTAGCTTCCCGACGCTCATTTGTGGAGTCGCTGCTGGAAGACCTGGAGGAGGAGGCGGAGGATTATGTCACCGAGGGGGCGGAGCTTAGTCAGGCATCCGAAGCCAGTGGAACATCTGTTGTGGAATCTgtggaagaagaggaggagccaAGCGGGGAAACGCTGAATTCAGAAAACCTGTGTGAGAGCGAGGGAGTGAGCCGAAGCGAGTACGAGagtggagaggaagaggaagaggaggttGAAGAAGAGCAGAGCTATTCAACAGAAGAGCTCTGA